In a single window of the Streptomyces sp. CGMCC 4.7035 genome:
- a CDS encoding ABC transporter substrate-binding protein, which yields MTASSTRRTTVTRSRIAAVGALAVAGTLVLTGCGDQTKNKDNGSSSSASASAPLADKLPASIRQAGVVKVGSDIAYAPVEFKDGSGKTVGLDPDLADAMGKQLGVKFQFENGTFDALLTGLRSKRYDIAMSAMTDNKSRQEGVDPDTGKKVGEGVDFVDYLTAGVSIYTRKGDTGGITSWADLCGKKLAVERGTVSEDLAKAETKKCSGGKKITIEAFDDDQQAQTRLRSGGADAASSDFPVAAYAVKTSGGGKDFELVGQQVEAAPYGIAVAKANTQLRDALQAALNAVIKNGEYEKILAKWGAEDGAVKESVVNGGK from the coding sequence ATGACCGCAAGCTCCACCCGTCGTACGACCGTCACGCGCTCCCGGATAGCTGCGGTCGGCGCCCTCGCGGTCGCGGGCACCCTGGTACTCACCGGGTGCGGTGACCAGACGAAGAACAAGGACAACGGTTCGAGCAGCAGCGCCTCGGCGTCGGCTCCGCTGGCCGACAAGCTTCCCGCGTCGATCCGCCAGGCCGGTGTCGTCAAGGTGGGCTCGGACATCGCCTACGCGCCCGTCGAGTTCAAGGACGGCTCCGGCAAGACGGTCGGCCTGGACCCGGACCTCGCCGACGCCATGGGCAAGCAGCTCGGTGTGAAGTTCCAGTTCGAGAACGGCACGTTCGACGCCCTGCTCACGGGTCTCCGCTCGAAGCGCTACGACATCGCCATGTCCGCGATGACCGACAACAAGAGCCGCCAGGAGGGTGTCGACCCCGACACCGGCAAGAAGGTCGGTGAGGGCGTCGACTTCGTCGACTACCTGACCGCGGGTGTCTCGATCTACACCCGCAAGGGCGACACCGGCGGGATCACGTCGTGGGCCGACCTGTGCGGCAAGAAGCTCGCCGTGGAGCGCGGCACGGTCTCCGAGGACCTCGCCAAGGCCGAGACCAAGAAGTGTTCGGGCGGCAAGAAGATCACCATCGAGGCCTTCGACGACGACCAGCAGGCCCAGACCCGTCTGCGTTCCGGCGGTGCGGACGCGGCCTCCTCCGACTTCCCGGTCGCCGCGTACGCGGTGAAGACCTCGGGCGGCGGCAAGGACTTCGAGCTCGTCGGCCAGCAGGTCGAGGCCGCCCCGTACGGCATCGCGGTCGCCAAGGCGAACACCCAGCTGCGGGACGCCCTCCAGGCCGCGCTGAACGCGGTGATCAAGAACGGCGAGTACGAGAAGATCCTCGCGAAGTGGGGCGCCGAGGACGGCGCCGTGAAGGAGTCCGTCGTCAACGGCGGCAAGTGA
- a CDS encoding helix-turn-helix domain-containing protein codes for MTEATELAERAGDRDPRVGLRAVAALRRLLEQLEAVQVRSARNQGWSWQEIATELGVSRQAVHKKYGR; via the coding sequence ATGACCGAAGCAACGGAACTCGCCGAGCGCGCGGGCGACCGCGATCCACGCGTCGGGCTGCGGGCCGTCGCCGCGCTGCGGAGGCTGCTGGAGCAGCTGGAGGCGGTGCAGGTGCGCAGCGCGCGCAATCAGGGCTGGTCGTGGCAGGAGATCGCCACGGAACTCGGAGTCAGCAGGCAGGCCGTGCACAAGAAGTACGGGAGGTAG
- a CDS encoding zinc-binding dehydrogenase: MFAAYAARIDRDHPLTGLELGERPAPERRPGWTTVNVKAASLNHHDLWSLRGVGLSEDKLPMILGCDAAGVDEDGNEVVLHSVIGQTGHGVGPDEPRSILTERYQGTFAEQVTVPTWNLLPKPKELSFEEAACLPTAWLTAYRMLFTNAGVRPGDSVLVQGAGGGVATAAIVLGKAAGLRVFATSRDEAKRKRALELGAVEALESGARLPQRVDAVIETVGAATWSHSVKSLRPGGTIVISGATSGDRPSHAELTRVFFLELKIVGSTMGSKDELEDLLSFCAATGVRPVIDEVLPLDRAREGFERLEAGDQFGKIVLTTD, encoded by the coding sequence ATGTTCGCTGCCTACGCCGCCCGCATCGACCGCGACCACCCTCTCACCGGCCTTGAGTTGGGAGAGCGCCCGGCCCCCGAGCGGAGGCCCGGCTGGACGACCGTGAACGTCAAGGCCGCCTCCCTCAACCACCACGACCTCTGGTCCCTGAGGGGCGTCGGTCTCTCCGAGGACAAACTGCCCATGATCCTCGGCTGCGACGCGGCCGGCGTCGACGAGGACGGCAACGAGGTCGTCCTTCACTCCGTCATCGGCCAGACCGGCCACGGCGTCGGCCCCGACGAGCCCCGCTCGATCCTCACCGAGCGCTACCAGGGCACCTTCGCCGAACAGGTCACCGTCCCCACCTGGAACCTCCTCCCCAAGCCCAAGGAACTCTCCTTCGAGGAGGCCGCCTGCCTCCCCACCGCCTGGCTGACCGCGTACCGGATGCTCTTCACCAATGCCGGCGTCCGCCCCGGTGACTCGGTCCTCGTCCAGGGCGCGGGCGGCGGTGTCGCGACCGCCGCGATCGTGCTGGGCAAGGCGGCCGGCCTGCGGGTCTTCGCCACCAGCCGCGACGAGGCCAAGCGCAAGCGGGCCCTGGAACTGGGTGCCGTGGAGGCCCTGGAATCCGGTGCGCGGCTGCCGCAGCGCGTGGACGCCGTCATCGAGACCGTCGGTGCCGCCACCTGGTCCCACTCCGTCAAGTCGCTGCGGCCCGGTGGCACGATCGTCATCTCCGGCGCCACGAGCGGCGACCGTCCCTCCCACGCCGAACTCACCCGTGTCTTCTTCCTGGAGCTGAAGATCGTCGGCTCCACCATGGGCTCCAAGGACGAACTGGAGGACCTGCTCTCCTTCTGTGCCGCCACCGGCGTGCGCCCCGTCATCGACGAGGTCCTTCCGCTCGACCGCGCCCGTGAGGGCTTCGAACGCCTGGAGGCGGGCGACCAGTTCGGCAAGATCGTGCTGACCACGGACTGA
- a CDS encoding NAD(P)-dependent malic enzyme, producing the protein MAAEIVNPRSDSSTDQDGGAEPHDSFDPAFALHRGGKMAVQATVPIRDKDDLSLAYTPGVARVCTAIAEQPELVHDYTWKSSVVAVVTDGTAVLGLGDIGPEASLPVMEGKAILFKQFGGVDAVPIALACTDVDEIVETVVRLAPSFGGVNLEDISAPRCFEIERRLQERLDIPVFHDDQHGTAVVTLAALRNAAKLTGRTIGELRAVISGAGAAGVAIAKMLVEAGIGDVAVADRKGVVSPDRDDLTPVKRELAGFTNKAGLTGSLEHALAGADVFIGVSGGTVPEDAVASMAEGAFVFAMANPNPEVHPDVAHKYASVVATGRSDFPNQINNVLAFPGIFAGALQVRASRITEGMKIAAAEALAAVVGDDLAADYVIPSPFDERVAPAVTSAVAAAARAEGVARR; encoded by the coding sequence GTGGCAGCGGAGATCGTCAATCCTCGCAGCGACAGCAGTACGGATCAGGACGGCGGGGCCGAGCCCCACGATTCCTTCGATCCAGCGTTCGCGCTGCACCGCGGCGGCAAGATGGCTGTGCAAGCCACCGTGCCGATCCGCGACAAGGACGACCTGTCCCTCGCGTACACGCCCGGCGTCGCCCGGGTGTGCACCGCCATCGCGGAGCAGCCGGAGCTGGTCCACGACTACACATGGAAGTCGTCGGTCGTCGCCGTGGTGACGGACGGCACGGCGGTGCTGGGGCTCGGTGACATCGGCCCCGAGGCCTCCCTCCCGGTGATGGAGGGCAAGGCGATCCTGTTCAAGCAGTTCGGCGGGGTGGACGCGGTTCCGATCGCGCTCGCCTGCACGGACGTGGACGAGATCGTCGAGACCGTGGTCCGGCTCGCTCCCTCCTTCGGGGGCGTGAACCTGGAGGACATCTCGGCGCCTCGGTGCTTCGAGATCGAGCGCAGGCTCCAGGAGCGGCTGGACATCCCGGTCTTCCACGACGACCAGCACGGTACGGCCGTGGTGACGCTGGCGGCCCTGCGGAACGCGGCGAAGCTGACCGGGCGGACGATCGGCGAGCTGCGCGCGGTCATCTCGGGCGCGGGCGCGGCCGGGGTCGCCATCGCGAAGATGCTGGTCGAGGCCGGGATCGGCGATGTGGCGGTCGCCGACCGCAAGGGCGTCGTGTCCCCCGACCGGGACGATCTGACGCCGGTCAAGCGAGAGCTCGCGGGCTTCACGAACAAGGCGGGCCTCACAGGGTCGCTGGAACACGCCCTCGCGGGCGCCGACGTCTTCATCGGCGTCTCCGGCGGCACGGTGCCGGAGGACGCGGTCGCGTCGATGGCGGAGGGCGCCTTCGTCTTCGCCATGGCCAACCCGAACCCCGAGGTGCACCCGGACGTCGCGCACAAGTACGCGTCCGTGGTGGCGACCGGGCGGTCCGACTTCCCGAACCAGATCAACAACGTGCTGGCGTTCCCGGGGATCTTCGCGGGCGCGCTGCAGGTGCGGGCGTCCCGGATCACGGAGGGGATGAAGATCGCGGCGGCCGAGGCGCTGGCGGCGGTCGTCGGCGACGACCTGGCGGCCGACTACGTGATCCCGTCGCCCTTCGACGAGCGGGTGGCACCGGCGGTGACGTCCGCTGTCGCGGCGGCGGCGCGGGCCGAGGGCGTTGCGCGGAGGTAG